Proteins from a genomic interval of Sphingobacterium sp. SYP-B4668:
- a CDS encoding IPT/TIG domain-containing protein: MKCKHVPRYSLLLSTLWGLILMLGSCNKGGDAEGEIPPYDPNQSVKLTAFLPDSGGMSTQVILKGQNFGNDASQLRVYFNNKKAKVVRAAGELAYVLAPRLPGDTCIISVVNGKDSVQYSKPFYYKALVQVSTISGTPHATAETKDGTLVEARFQQPWYIAVDKEKNILVGEWKARARLVNEDRNSVMTLLNTTTGGEMASGCTDLNGQTFYFPMNGAPYYYEFDPEKQWLARRINPSKKAGDDFDFSKKYSLAMSELDGMLYTITTNGDLVKINPKTREASLVKSGLLKDRVQGVLQVYLCFHPIDKHMLYLVNPSSMRPQDGPIPGTDMIYRINMRNLVLEDYAGTGIKGHADGPKDMAQFNNPCQINFDQDGNMYVGDTDNYCVRRISPEGVVSTIAGLPGMSGYLDGPPDVALFNRFWGMKIDIDGTLYIADYYNNCIRKLTIQ; this comes from the coding sequence ATGAAATGTAAACATGTACCTAGGTATTCGCTCCTGCTGTCTACTTTGTGGGGATTGATCTTGATGCTCGGTTCTTGCAATAAGGGCGGTGATGCTGAGGGCGAAATCCCACCGTATGATCCCAATCAATCGGTCAAGCTTACGGCATTCTTACCTGATTCAGGGGGGATGTCCACACAAGTCATTCTAAAAGGCCAAAATTTCGGAAACGACGCCTCGCAATTGAGGGTCTACTTTAACAATAAAAAAGCAAAAGTGGTGCGGGCAGCTGGTGAACTGGCCTATGTATTGGCTCCTCGGTTGCCGGGTGATACGTGTATCATCTCGGTGGTCAATGGCAAGGACTCGGTCCAATATAGTAAACCGTTTTACTACAAAGCACTGGTACAGGTATCGACTATTTCGGGAACACCGCATGCTACAGCGGAAACGAAGGATGGTACGTTGGTGGAGGCTAGATTCCAACAACCGTGGTATATAGCCGTAGATAAGGAGAAGAATATTCTCGTCGGCGAATGGAAGGCACGCGCACGCTTGGTGAACGAGGATCGAAATTCCGTCATGACGCTTCTGAATACGACCACTGGTGGAGAGATGGCTTCGGGGTGTACGGACCTAAATGGGCAGACCTTTTACTTCCCGATGAATGGAGCTCCCTACTATTATGAATTCGATCCGGAGAAGCAATGGTTGGCACGTCGGATAAACCCGTCGAAGAAGGCGGGGGATGATTTTGATTTTTCGAAGAAGTATTCGCTGGCGATGAGTGAGCTGGACGGCATGCTCTATACGATTACTACAAATGGTGACCTGGTGAAAATAAATCCAAAAACAAGGGAAGCTTCCTTGGTCAAATCCGGTCTACTGAAAGATCGTGTACAGGGGGTGCTACAGGTGTATCTGTGCTTTCACCCAATCGACAAGCATATGCTGTACCTGGTAAACCCCTCGTCTATGAGACCGCAGGATGGCCCTATTCCGGGGACAGATATGATCTATCGGATCAACATGCGCAACTTGGTGCTGGAGGACTATGCAGGTACGGGGATAAAAGGGCATGCCGATGGGCCAAAGGATATGGCACAATTCAACAACCCTTGCCAGATCAATTTTGACCAAGATGGAAATATGTATGTCGGTGATACGGACAATTACTGTGTCCGTCGTATTTCTCCAGAAGGGGTAGTCTCGACCATTGCCGGCTTGCCCGGGATGTCGGGCTACTTGGATGGCCCACCAGATGTGGCGCTTTTCAATCGGTTTTGGGGAATGAAAATCGATATCGACGGCACTTTGTATATCGCCGATTATTACAACAATTGCATACGTAAACTTACAATTCAATAA
- a CDS encoding RagB/SusD family nutrient uptake outer membrane protein, translating into MLLKTLNDYIHRTIKRKKQYATLLVFAAGLMTSSCNFLDVDDYFEDTLSIDSVFQNKIYLERYLWGTAAMLPDEANIFLNSYYPAILGSDEGFTMWEDNYAPQRFLLDRVNADDLGSMNTWPRLYMVVRKANTIIARIDECKDLTGQEKREIIGYAHFLRGYAYYQLLLSYGPVLIAGDEVYETSLPAEAYQKYRSTYDESVDYICQELETAASYIPAVVAIPVFGRPTKAAAYGLVARLRVYAASPLFNGGQAAKIYFSDFVRQSDQVHYVSQVYDEKKWALAAAACKRVMDMDFQLHTVEAANDTPPLPAGITYDRNYYKTWPEGAAGIDHLRSYAEMFNGEALGFKNKEFVFAKNSSEVKNVTKHSFPAQFGGWNGYGIPQKIIDAYKMADGRDINHSSGLFPYSETGFSTKDSTFSGYVVKPNVSTMYLNREARFYASIGFSGCLWPMNSTTESGKFLQQVFYYVDGNSGKSAAISVDARNYPITGYVSKKYIHPDDAWSGSNASLLDKSFPIVRLADILLMYAECLNNLTGVHQVVDPVTEVTYSFSRNTEEIASAFNKVRYRSGLPGLTDDQLGNPKLFFDALATERMIEFLHEGLRYYDMRRWGIVAEEEAKPIMGMDAERTARNGYFNRVISNYPSVRNRDFKSKMILLPIDKQEIMRVRTLDQNPGW; encoded by the coding sequence ATGTTATTGAAAACACTTAACGATTATATACATCGTACAATTAAAAGAAAGAAGCAGTATGCGACCCTATTGGTGTTTGCTGCTGGTCTCATGACCTCGTCCTGTAATTTCTTGGATGTGGACGACTATTTTGAAGATACATTGAGCATTGACTCGGTCTTTCAGAATAAGATTTATCTGGAGCGCTATCTGTGGGGTACTGCCGCGATGCTACCCGATGAAGCCAATATATTCCTGAACAGTTACTATCCTGCGATATTGGGCAGTGATGAAGGATTTACGATGTGGGAAGACAACTATGCCCCACAGCGATTTCTATTGGATAGGGTAAATGCGGACGATTTGGGCAGCATGAATACATGGCCAAGGTTGTATATGGTGGTGCGCAAAGCGAACACGATAATTGCACGGATAGATGAATGTAAGGACCTGACGGGACAGGAAAAGAGAGAGATTATTGGATACGCACATTTCTTGCGTGGATATGCGTATTATCAATTACTCTTGAGCTACGGGCCAGTGCTCATAGCGGGAGACGAAGTCTATGAAACAAGTTTGCCGGCTGAGGCATACCAAAAATATCGATCTACCTATGATGAGAGTGTAGATTATATCTGTCAGGAACTGGAGACGGCCGCCAGTTATATTCCTGCCGTAGTGGCTATCCCGGTCTTCGGCCGACCTACTAAAGCCGCGGCATATGGACTGGTAGCACGGCTGAGGGTATATGCTGCAAGTCCACTGTTCAATGGAGGACAAGCTGCGAAAATCTATTTTTCGGATTTTGTCAGACAGTCTGATCAGGTGCACTACGTATCTCAGGTGTATGACGAAAAGAAATGGGCATTGGCGGCAGCGGCCTGTAAGCGGGTCATGGATATGGACTTTCAATTGCATACGGTAGAGGCTGCAAATGATACGCCTCCACTTCCAGCGGGAATTACCTATGATCGTAACTATTATAAGACATGGCCAGAAGGAGCAGCAGGGATAGATCACCTACGCTCGTATGCTGAGATGTTTAATGGCGAGGCGCTGGGATTTAAAAACAAAGAATTTGTATTTGCCAAAAATTCATCGGAGGTGAAGAATGTGACGAAGCACTCTTTCCCGGCCCAGTTTGGCGGGTGGAATGGATATGGTATCCCACAAAAAATTATAGATGCCTATAAAATGGCCGATGGCCGAGACATCAACCACTCGAGTGGTTTGTTCCCTTATTCGGAAACCGGCTTTAGTACCAAGGATTCTACCTTTTCGGGCTATGTCGTCAAGCCGAATGTAAGTACGATGTATCTCAATAGGGAGGCCCGATTCTACGCGTCGATCGGTTTCAGCGGTTGTCTATGGCCGATGAATTCGACTACAGAAAGTGGGAAATTTTTGCAGCAGGTTTTTTATTATGTGGATGGCAATTCAGGAAAGAGTGCCGCCATCTCTGTGGATGCGCGCAACTATCCCATCACAGGGTATGTCTCGAAAAAGTATATCCACCCGGATGATGCTTGGAGTGGGTCGAATGCTTCGCTATTGGACAAGTCATTCCCGATCGTGCGGCTGGCGGATATCCTGCTGATGTATGCGGAGTGCCTGAACAACCTCACGGGTGTGCACCAGGTGGTCGATCCAGTGACGGAGGTGACCTATAGTTTTTCTCGAAACACCGAAGAAATTGCAAGCGCTTTCAATAAAGTGAGATATAGAAGTGGATTGCCTGGATTGACCGATGATCAACTCGGTAATCCGAAGCTCTTTTTTGATGCCTTGGCAACGGAGCGAATGATCGAATTTCTACATGAGGGCCTACGTTACTACGACATGAGGCGGTGGGGTATCGTGGCAGAAGAGGAAGCGAAGCCTATCATGGGAATGGACGCTGAGCGGACAGCACGGAATGGATATTTCAACCGGGTGATCAGTAATTATCCCAGTGTCCGGAATCGAGACTTTAAATCAAAGATGATACTCTTGCCGATAGACAAACAAGAAATCATGCGCGTCCGTACATTGGATCAGAACCCAGGGTGGTAG
- a CDS encoding SusC/RagA family TonB-linked outer membrane protein — MNIVDKNSWKYVVFSIVLMLCTTVAAKAQVVDTTQSNIALKGTVYDMDGQKLQSVSIHIKDRPGTGWATDKDGNFTINASLGDILIFSFTGYENMEFQALKSSLAVEIRLKPADNVLDEAVVVGMGTQRKISLVGAVTSVNVKDLQMPATSLNNLIGGRVPGIISMQNSGEPGKNVSEFWIRGIGTFGANSGALVLVDGLEGTLSQIDPADVESFSVLKDASATAVYGVRGANGVILITTKRGQDQNLQITGRASQTLSRLNKLPDYLGSYDYAVLANEAMVVSGKQPLYNDVQLELIKNGLDQDLYPNVDWQEEILNRTSLQQTYYASARGGGSVARYFLSLGMSNESAAYKQDNVSKYNRKVGYNSYNYRLNLDLNVTKTTSVYMGLDGFNSINYLPGMVNTDWLWSAQAKLTPLTVPMQYSNGAAPAFGSGDEISPYVLLNKTGMSTREEYRNMATLAINQNFDFLVKGLKARVQGAFDNISYFTEMRDKRPDLFNATGRNTNGELIMVKKVNGYDVRYGTTESQWRKYHLESNINYEHVSDQGHRIGGLLYYYMSSEGATNETSSMTAIPKRYQGISSRLTYGYNDTYLVDANFGYTGSENFKRGEQFGFFPSIAVGWVPSQYKYVQDNLPFLNFFKIRASYGTVGNDRISNDRFPYLTIINSNAPGGWGGQGLIESVVGADNLAWEVAKKANLGIEAKMLNNKFEFIVDIFNDNREGIFQRRTQLPTWVGAVTMPYGNVGSMKSYGADGNISYSFDMGRNTGMTLRGNFTYATNKVTNWEQPYQKYDYLSFTDKPYNVLRGFKAIGLFKDELDVHNSPTQFGDLRPGDIKYMDVNGDGVIDNDDRIPLSYSPMPRLMYGFGMEVRHKALTVGVLLRGTGRTDFFLNNNGYGYLPFYGGPIGNVLSIVNNQENRWTPASYSGDPSTENQDALFPRLSYGRNPNNEVFSSFWLSDSRYLRLQEVSINYSLKRDMLKKMLGIKSVDLQLVGYNLAVWDTVKLWDPELANKNGYAYPIPSRFAFQVYVNF, encoded by the coding sequence ATGAACATAGTCGATAAAAATAGCTGGAAATACGTAGTCTTTTCCATAGTGCTCATGCTTTGTACGACTGTGGCTGCGAAAGCCCAGGTGGTGGATACCACCCAGTCGAATATTGCTTTAAAGGGAACGGTATATGACATGGATGGGCAGAAGCTCCAGAGTGTAAGTATTCATATAAAAGACCGTCCTGGTACGGGATGGGCTACGGATAAGGACGGTAATTTTACCATCAATGCGTCGCTGGGGGATATCTTGATATTCTCATTCACAGGCTATGAAAATATGGAGTTTCAAGCGCTCAAATCTTCACTTGCAGTGGAAATCCGGTTGAAGCCTGCCGATAATGTCCTGGATGAGGCTGTGGTAGTGGGGATGGGGACACAAAGAAAGATCAGCTTAGTGGGGGCCGTGACAAGCGTCAACGTCAAAGATCTGCAAATGCCGGCCACTTCTCTTAACAACTTGATAGGCGGACGGGTGCCCGGGATTATATCGATGCAGAATAGTGGGGAACCCGGTAAGAATGTATCTGAATTCTGGATTCGAGGAATAGGAACATTTGGAGCCAACAGCGGGGCATTGGTACTAGTCGATGGATTGGAAGGCACACTGAGTCAGATCGACCCAGCGGATGTGGAATCATTTTCAGTGCTGAAAGATGCATCAGCGACAGCAGTATACGGGGTAAGGGGAGCAAATGGTGTTATCTTGATAACCACGAAGCGAGGTCAAGACCAGAATCTGCAAATTACCGGAAGGGCCAGCCAAACACTCTCTCGTTTGAATAAGCTCCCGGACTACCTGGGGTCTTATGACTATGCGGTACTGGCCAACGAGGCGATGGTGGTCTCGGGCAAGCAGCCTTTGTACAACGATGTGCAATTGGAGCTGATTAAAAACGGACTGGACCAAGATCTATATCCCAATGTAGACTGGCAGGAAGAGATATTGAACCGCACTTCTTTGCAACAGACGTATTATGCAAGTGCAAGGGGAGGTGGTTCGGTGGCACGCTATTTCCTAAGCTTGGGTATGTCCAATGAGTCGGCTGCCTATAAGCAGGATAACGTTAGCAAATACAATCGGAAGGTGGGGTACAACAGTTATAACTACAGGCTTAATCTTGACCTCAATGTCACCAAGACCACCTCGGTGTACATGGGATTAGATGGATTCAACTCGATCAATTATTTGCCTGGAATGGTCAACACGGATTGGTTGTGGTCGGCGCAGGCTAAATTGACACCACTAACGGTCCCTATGCAGTATTCGAACGGGGCGGCACCAGCTTTTGGTAGTGGTGACGAGATATCGCCCTACGTACTCCTCAACAAGACGGGGATGTCTACTCGCGAAGAATATCGAAACATGGCGACCTTGGCCATCAACCAAAACTTTGACTTCCTGGTAAAAGGGCTTAAGGCGAGAGTACAGGGAGCATTTGACAATATCTCTTATTTTACCGAGATGCGCGACAAAAGACCTGATCTATTCAATGCTACAGGCCGAAATACAAACGGGGAGCTGATCATGGTCAAAAAAGTAAATGGTTACGATGTCAGGTATGGCACCACGGAATCCCAATGGCGCAAATACCATTTGGAAAGCAATATTAATTATGAACATGTGTCCGATCAGGGACATCGGATAGGGGGACTTCTTTATTATTATATGAGCAGTGAAGGAGCGACAAATGAGACCAGTAGCATGACGGCTATTCCAAAAAGATATCAAGGGATATCGTCACGGCTGACGTATGGCTACAACGATACGTATTTGGTGGATGCCAATTTTGGTTACACGGGTTCGGAGAATTTCAAAAGAGGAGAGCAATTCGGTTTTTTCCCCTCCATAGCTGTGGGCTGGGTGCCGAGCCAATACAAGTATGTGCAAGATAATTTGCCCTTTTTGAATTTTTTCAAGATCAGGGCTTCTTATGGGACGGTGGGCAACGATAGGATCAGCAACGACCGATTCCCATATTTGACGATCATCAATTCGAATGCCCCAGGTGGCTGGGGTGGACAAGGACTTATCGAGAGTGTTGTTGGGGCCGATAATCTAGCCTGGGAGGTGGCCAAAAAGGCAAACCTTGGCATAGAGGCCAAAATGCTCAACAATAAGTTTGAATTTATCGTGGATATTTTCAACGACAATAGAGAGGGGATTTTTCAACGGCGTACCCAATTGCCTACTTGGGTGGGGGCGGTGACTATGCCTTATGGCAATGTGGGGTCGATGAAGAGCTATGGTGCGGATGGAAATATCAGTTACTCGTTTGACATGGGCAGGAACACGGGGATGACCTTGAGAGGTAACTTTACCTATGCGACCAACAAGGTGACCAATTGGGAGCAACCGTACCAAAAATATGATTACCTATCCTTCACGGACAAACCTTATAATGTATTGAGGGGCTTCAAAGCTATTGGACTGTTCAAGGACGAGCTGGATGTACACAATAGTCCCACGCAATTTGGCGACCTGCGCCCAGGAGATATCAAGTACATGGATGTCAATGGAGATGGTGTCATCGACAATGACGATCGGATCCCATTGTCCTATTCGCCAATGCCGAGACTGATGTACGGATTTGGTATGGAGGTACGGCATAAGGCCCTGACGGTGGGTGTCCTGCTTAGAGGTACGGGACGCACAGACTTCTTTTTAAACAACAACGGCTATGGGTATCTTCCGTTTTACGGAGGTCCTATCGGTAACGTATTGTCAATCGTCAACAATCAAGAAAATAGGTGGACACCAGCTTCTTATTCAGGAGACCCATCTACGGAAAATCAAGATGCACTTTTCCCAAGATTGTCTTATGGACGTAATCCCAATAACGAGGTCTTTTCATCCTTCTGGCTGAGTGATAGCCGCTACTTGCGTCTACAGGAGGTATCCATCAATTATAGCCTGAAACGGGATATGTTGAAAAAAATGTTGGGCATCAAGTCGGTAGACCTACAGTTGGTGGGATACAACCTCGCCGTATGGGATACGGTCAAATTGTGGGATCCGGAGCTGGCAAATAAGAATGGATATGCTTACCCTATCCCTAGTCGATTTGCTTTTCAAGTGTATGTGAATTTTTAA
- a CDS encoding TetR family transcriptional regulator — translation MINHNNMLNLVKHMLIMGRKSLRQARKLEIITVFYSVAKKEGLENTSIAKIADYMEINPSLIIHYFRTKEELTYALIEFILEKYLLLFKITNSKTAPLKTILIKVMDDLFSKKWNRLIDDSLFYSCYALTYRNKNIKSQYKNLTSTLRENLAGLLQKCKEAELIQIDNALLTANMLFALVDGAYFHLSLITSTHKDFDLHFEDYKIQAYRLLGIADIQYFLDDLNDLE, via the coding sequence ATGATAAATCACAATAATATGTTAAATTTGGTCAAACATATGCTCATAATGGGACGAAAAAGCTTAAGACAAGCTAGAAAACTTGAAATTATCACCGTTTTTTACAGTGTTGCCAAAAAGGAAGGATTAGAAAACACCTCTATCGCCAAAATCGCGGATTATATGGAGATTAATCCCAGCCTTATTATTCATTACTTTCGCACCAAGGAAGAGCTTACCTATGCCTTGATTGAATTCATTCTTGAAAAATATCTCCTGCTATTTAAGATTACCAACAGCAAAACCGCCCCACTCAAGACGATATTGATCAAGGTAATGGACGATCTCTTTTCGAAGAAATGGAATCGGTTGATCGACGACAGCTTGTTCTACAGTTGCTATGCCCTCACCTATCGTAATAAAAATATAAAGTCACAGTATAAGAATCTCACCTCTACACTTCGCGAAAATCTTGCCGGTCTACTCCAAAAATGCAAGGAAGCTGAGCTCATTCAAATAGACAATGCCCTGCTGACGGCCAACATGTTGTTTGCATTAGTAGATGGTGCCTATTTTCATCTGAGCCTCATCACGTCTACCCATAAAGATTTTGATTTACACTTCGAAGATTACAAAATTCAGGCGTATCGCTTATTGGGAATAGCGGATATTCAATACTTTTTAGACGATCTAAACGATTTGGAATAA